One Acinetobacter pullicarnis genomic region harbors:
- a CDS encoding YfhL family 4Fe-4S dicluster ferredoxin, which produces MSLFITDECINCDVCEPVCPNEAIFMGEIIYEIHPHLCTECVGHHDEPQCQLFCPVDCIPLDPDHAESQDELMAKYKKLIAQKNTGNS; this is translated from the coding sequence GTGTCTTTATTTATAACCGATGAATGTATCAATTGTGATGTCTGTGAACCAGTCTGCCCCAATGAGGCGATATTTATGGGGGAGATCATTTATGAAATTCATCCCCATTTATGTACCGAATGCGTGGGTCATCATGATGAGCCACAATGTCAGTTATTTTGTCCAGTTGATTGTATTCCGCTCGATCCTGATCATGCAGAAAGCCAAGATGAGCTGATGGCGAAGTATAAAAAACTGATTGCTCAAAAAAACACGGGCAATTCTTAG
- the coaD gene encoding pantetheine-phosphate adenylyltransferase — MRKTRVIYPGTFDPITNGHIDLVTRAARMFDEVVVAIAIGHHKNPIFSLEERVDLAKKSLAHLDNVEFAGFDGLLVNFFREQNATAVLRGLRAISDFEYEFQLANMNRQLDPHFEAVFLTPSEQYSFISSTLVREIARLKGDVTRFVPPVVVEAFERKLLQGW; from the coding sequence ATGCGTAAAACTCGTGTCATCTATCCAGGAACATTTGATCCAATTACCAATGGTCATATCGATTTAGTTACTCGAGCAGCACGAATGTTCGATGAGGTTGTCGTCGCGATCGCCATTGGACATCATAAAAATCCGATTTTCAGTTTAGAAGAACGTGTTGATCTTGCAAAAAAATCATTGGCGCATCTAGACAATGTTGAATTTGCTGGTTTTGATGGCTTGTTGGTCAATTTTTTCAGAGAGCAAAATGCGACTGCGGTACTACGTGGTTTACGTGCAATCTCTGACTTTGAATATGAGTTTCAACTGGCGAATATGAATCGCCAATTGGATCCTCATTTTGAAGCGGTATTTTTAACACCTTCTGAGCAGTACTCTTTTATTTCATCGACATTGGTGCGTGAAATTGCCCGGTTAAAAGGCGATGTCACGCGATTTGTACCGCCAGTAGTCGTTGAAGCCTTTGAACGTAAACTTCTACAAGGTTGGTAG
- the smpB gene encoding SsrA-binding protein SmpB: protein MAKNIVVKKNNGGTIAQNKRARHDYFIEEKIEAGLSLQGWEVKSMRGGRMTITESYVVFKNNEALLVGSQVQPLLSASTHVVPEATRTRKLLLSRRQIDNLMGAVNQKGYSCVPLSCYWKGHLVKLEIALVKGKQLHDKRATEKDRDWQRDKARIFHK from the coding sequence ATGGCAAAAAACATCGTCGTTAAAAAAAATAATGGTGGCACCATTGCACAGAACAAACGTGCACGTCACGATTACTTTATTGAAGAAAAAATTGAAGCGGGTCTTTCACTACAGGGCTGGGAAGTAAAATCCATGCGTGGCGGACGTATGACCATCACTGAAAGCTATGTTGTCTTTAAAAACAATGAAGCGCTCTTGGTTGGCTCTCAAGTGCAACCCTTACTTTCAGCCTCAACCCATGTCGTCCCAGAAGCCACGCGTACGCGTAAATTGTTACTGTCACGACGCCAAATTGACAACCTTATGGGTGCCGTTAACCAAAAGGGCTATTCTTGTGTGCCTTTGAGTTGTTACTGGAAAGGTCATTTGGTTAAGCTTGAAATTGCATTGGTTAAAGGTAAGCAGTTGCATGACAAACGCGCGACTGAAAAAGATCGCGATTGGCAACGTGATAAAGCACGTATTTTTCATAAGTAA